A stretch of Pempheris klunzingeri isolate RE-2024b chromosome 19, fPemKlu1.hap1, whole genome shotgun sequence DNA encodes these proteins:
- the npdc1a gene encoding neural proliferation differentiation and control protein 1a isoform X1 yields MPPPPLLLSCPPSGRRRRASVLLVAAVLLCAVPVGASLPAGSKCPLHIDCANEGRHFCKPGSSHCGPCLTPLEENEEGRCMAKRRHHQHGKVKVYHDLDEEIDYLHSVIEKQEESESKQQKKQRKHPASLPPAAAASQADVKKSKTDASRHKQKSQMSPDEARHATTPAPQLPTASALPNTPTPQPRATAAGGRAGPVAVPAPGNDSIIVIIISLCVVVGSVAVILATVCFVKLQRKSRLAEKVDYPAYGGADVQPATANGTSVGDKTLAHSAQMYHYQHQKQQMLSVGNHKPEQKVPDTEVTSDEEEVGGDFTVYECPGLAPTGEMEVKNPLFDDSTVHYQENQK; encoded by the exons ATGCcaccgccgccgctgctgctctcctgcccGCCGAGCGGACGCCGGCGCCGggcctctgtgctgctggtggcCGCGGTGCTGCTGTGCGCCGTCCCTGTCGGTGCCAGCCTGCCAG CTGGCAGTAAGTGCCCTCTCCATATAGACTGTGCCAATGAGGGACGCCACTTCTGCAAGCCTGGCTCCTCCCACTGTGGCCCCTGCCTCACGCCACTGGAGGAGAACGAGGAAGGACGCTGCATGGCGAAGAGGAGGCACCATCAGCACG GCAAAGTGAAAGTCTACCATGACCTGGATGAAGAGATCGATTACCTCCACTCTGTCATCGAAAAGCAGGAAGAGTCGGAGagcaaacagcagaagaagcaACGTAAACACCCTG cctctctccctccagctgCCGCTGCCTCCCAGGCGGACGTTAAGAAGAGCAAGACAGACGCCtccagacacaaacagaagagCCAGATGAGCCCAGATGAGGCCCGTCATGCTACCACTCCAGCTCCCCAGCTCCCTACAGCTTCTGCCCTCCCTAACACACCGACCCCCCAGCCCAGGGCCACCGCGGCTGGGGGCCGAGCAGGTCCGGTAGCTGTTCCGGCACCTGGGAATGACAGCATCATCGTCA TTATAATCTCGCTGTGCGTGGTGGTGGGCTCTGTGGCCGTGATCCTGGCTACTGTCTGCTTCGTCAA GTTGCAGAGAAAATCTCGTCTTGCTGAGAAGGTCGACTACCCTGCTTATGGAGGAGCGGACGTCCAACCTGCCACCGCCAACGGGACCTCG GTGGGAGATAAGACTCTGGCCCACAGTGCTCAAATGTACCACTACCAACATCAGAAGCAGCAAATGCTCTCAGTGGGAAA TCACAAACCTGAACAGAAAGTCCCTGACACCGAGGTCACGTCAGACGAAGAAGAAGTGGGAGGAGATTTCACAGTGTATGAGTGCCCCGGACTTGCACCg ACTGGAGAGATGGAAGTGAAGAACCCACTATTTGATGACTCAACTGTACATTATCAGGAGAATCAGAAGTGa
- the npdc1a gene encoding neural proliferation differentiation and control protein 1a isoform X2 translates to MPPPPLLLSCPPSGRRRRASVLLVAAVLLCAVPVGASLPAGSKCPLHIDCANEGRHFCKPGSSHCGPCLTPLEENEEGRCMAKRRHHQHGKVKVYHDLDEEIDYLHSVIEKQEESESKQQKKQRKHPAAAASQADVKKSKTDASRHKQKSQMSPDEARHATTPAPQLPTASALPNTPTPQPRATAAGGRAGPVAVPAPGNDSIIVIIISLCVVVGSVAVILATVCFVKLQRKSRLAEKVDYPAYGGADVQPATANGTSVGDKTLAHSAQMYHYQHQKQQMLSVGNHKPEQKVPDTEVTSDEEEVGGDFTVYECPGLAPTGEMEVKNPLFDDSTVHYQENQK, encoded by the exons ATGCcaccgccgccgctgctgctctcctgcccGCCGAGCGGACGCCGGCGCCGggcctctgtgctgctggtggcCGCGGTGCTGCTGTGCGCCGTCCCTGTCGGTGCCAGCCTGCCAG CTGGCAGTAAGTGCCCTCTCCATATAGACTGTGCCAATGAGGGACGCCACTTCTGCAAGCCTGGCTCCTCCCACTGTGGCCCCTGCCTCACGCCACTGGAGGAGAACGAGGAAGGACGCTGCATGGCGAAGAGGAGGCACCATCAGCACG GCAAAGTGAAAGTCTACCATGACCTGGATGAAGAGATCGATTACCTCCACTCTGTCATCGAAAAGCAGGAAGAGTCGGAGagcaaacagcagaagaagcaACGTAAACACCCTG ctgCCGCTGCCTCCCAGGCGGACGTTAAGAAGAGCAAGACAGACGCCtccagacacaaacagaagagCCAGATGAGCCCAGATGAGGCCCGTCATGCTACCACTCCAGCTCCCCAGCTCCCTACAGCTTCTGCCCTCCCTAACACACCGACCCCCCAGCCCAGGGCCACCGCGGCTGGGGGCCGAGCAGGTCCGGTAGCTGTTCCGGCACCTGGGAATGACAGCATCATCGTCA TTATAATCTCGCTGTGCGTGGTGGTGGGCTCTGTGGCCGTGATCCTGGCTACTGTCTGCTTCGTCAA GTTGCAGAGAAAATCTCGTCTTGCTGAGAAGGTCGACTACCCTGCTTATGGAGGAGCGGACGTCCAACCTGCCACCGCCAACGGGACCTCG GTGGGAGATAAGACTCTGGCCCACAGTGCTCAAATGTACCACTACCAACATCAGAAGCAGCAAATGCTCTCAGTGGGAAA TCACAAACCTGAACAGAAAGTCCCTGACACCGAGGTCACGTCAGACGAAGAAGAAGTGGGAGGAGATTTCACAGTGTATGAGTGCCCCGGACTTGCACCg ACTGGAGAGATGGAAGTGAAGAACCCACTATTTGATGACTCAACTGTACATTATCAGGAGAATCAGAAGTGa
- the pou5f3 gene encoding POU domain, class 5, transcription factor 1, whose amino-acid sequence MSERSQSPECQIRPYDFSRTNPCTQILGQESLGSAASFQLPPGVLPDPSLLYNKSAYGGITPASAQTFFPFPPVSSDYRGSDPQVGEFGQPKHWYPFAAPEYTGQVPGVTAATQPINLSPPIAETREQIKLPEIKTEKDAGDDSFSSEVKVQQYLTSPASAAMPHGVFYSPAWNPSFWPGITHITPPGSSNQNPSTSSASSPSMSPSPPSNGLPGNAFFSVNSAQAAPGPQTQNPASSTRSSGSSSGGCSDSEEENLSTEELEQFAKELKHKRITLGFTQADVGLALGNLYGKMFSQTTICRFEALQLSFKNMCKLKPLLQRWLNEAETSENPQDMYKIERVFVDTRKRKRRTSLEGAVRSALESYFIKCPKPNTQEITHISDDLGLERDVVRVWFCNRRQKGKRLALPLDEECEYYEQSPSPLNMAPSPNPSQGYPASSYSIAPPPPTLYMAPLHRPDVLKQTLHPGLITHLTG is encoded by the exons ATGTCTGAAAGATCGCAGAGTCCGGAGTGCCAGATCCGACCCTATGACTTCAGCCGGACCAACCCTTGCACCCAGATCTTGGGCCAGGAGAGTTTGGGCAGCGCTGCGTCTTTCCAGCTTCCTCCCGGCGTCCTGCCAGACCCGAGCCTCCTCTACAACAAGTCCGCCTATGGTGGCATCACACCGGCGTCCGCGCAGACCTTCTTCCCTTTCCCACCCGTCTCCAGTGACTACAGGGGGTCCGACCCGCAGGTTGGAGAGTTTGGGCAACCCAAGCACTGGTATCCCTTCGCTGCGCCCGAGTACACCGGCCAGGTACCCGGCGTAACAGCAGCCACCCAGCCCATCAACCTGAGTCCCCCCATAGCCGAGACCCGGGAGCAGATCAAACTGCCCGAAATAAAGACTGAGAAGGACGCCGGCGATGACTCCTTCTCATCGGAGGTGAAGGTTCAGCAGTACCTCACGTCTCCTGCCTCCGCCGCCATGCCCCACGGAGTCTTCTACTCCCCGGCCTGGAACCCGTCCTTCTGGCCCGGCATCACCCACATCACACCGCCCGGCAGCAGCAATCAAAACCCCTCAACATCCTCTGCATCTTCGCCATCCATGTCCCCCTCACCCCCGAGCAACGGGCTCCCAGGGAACGCGTTTTTCAGCGTCAACTCGGCCCAGGCGGCCCCCGGGCCCCAGACGCAGAACCCGGCCTCGTCCACCCGGAGCAGCGGCTCCTCCAGTGGCGGCTGCAGCGACTCCGAGGAG GAGAATCTCTCCACTGAAGAACTAGAGCAGTTTGCCAAAGAACTGAAACACAAACGCATTACCTTGGGGTTCACTCAGGCTGATGTTGGCCTTGCCCTGGGGAACCTTTATG GAAAGATGTTCAGCCAGACGACTATTTGCCGCTTTGAGGCTCTGCAGCTGAGCTTCAAGAACATGTGCAAGCTGAAGCCGCTCCTCCAGAGGTGGCTGAATGAGGCAGAGACCTCTGAGAATCCCCAGGAC ATGTACAAGATAGAGCGAGTGTTTGTCGacaccaggaagaggaagaggaggactaGTCTGGAGGGAGCTGTGCGATCTGCTCTGGAGTCCTACTTCATCAAGTGCCCCAAGCCCAACACGCAGGAGATCACGCACATCTCAGACGACCTGGGTCTGGAGAGAGAC GTAGTACGCGTTTGGTTCTGCAACCGCAGACAGAAAGGAAAGCGCCTGGCCTTGCCACTGGACGAGGAGTGCGAGTACTACGAGCAGAGTCCTTCCCCACTAAACATGGCCCCCTCCCCCAATCCCAGCCAGGGCTACCCTGCCTCCAGCTACTCCATCGCCCCGCCTCCCCCCACACTCTACATGGCCCCGCTTCACCGGCCCGACGTCCTGAAACAAACCCTCCACCCCGGACTGATCACTCACCTGACTGGATAA
- the fut7 gene encoding alpha-(1,3)-fucosyltransferase 7, whose translation MASDNTKKAVLSSVKKGFLLLSVICVLSLGLLSGWLGGLQALTAINSSTLCKCSSSRNLTILLWHRPFGTSFSLRGDVCWDLYRVPGCRLVDQRSLFPSADVVVFHNRELVEGRQKLPFDLPRPQGQRWAWMSLESFVHNGNLKQFANIFNMTITYRRDADVTIPYGELLPKEAERQPGEDVPVNKTSLVCWVVSNYKTQHKRSQVYNELRATVPVEVYGRGTKPLPSRALLPTISRCYFYLAFENSVGKDYITEKLWKNAYQGGAVPVVLGPPVGDYKAVAPPNSFIHVDEFASMKDLGEFLQQLAHNKSRYSAYFSWKREWKVKLNTDWRERLCKICSQHNCLPQHKVYSDLEAWVNATNTSA comes from the coding sequence GCGTCTGATAACACTAAAAAGGCCGTGCTGAGCTCAGTGAAGAAGggcttcctgctgctctccgTCATCTGTGTTTTATCGCTGGGTCTTCTCAGCGGATGGCTGGGAGGACTCCAGGCCCTGACGGCCATAAATTCCTCCACCCTCtgtaaatgcagcagcagcaggaatcTGACCATCCTGTTGTGGCACCGGCCCTTCGGCACGTCGTTCAGCCTGAGGGGGGACGTGTGCTGGGACCTGTACCGCGTCCCTGGCTGCAGACTGGTGGACCAGCGCTCTTTGTTCCCCTCAGCTGACGTGGTGGTGTTCCACAACAGAGAGCTGGTGGAAGGCCGCCAAAAGCTGCCCTTTGACCTCCCACGGCCGCAGGGCCAGAGGTGGGCCTGGATGTCCCTGGAGTCGTTTGTTCACAATGGCAACCTGAAGCAGTTTGCAAACATCTTCAACATGACCATAACCTACAGGAGGGACGCTGATGTCACCATCCCCTACGGAGAGCTGCTACCAAAGGAGGCTGAGCGACAGCCGGGGGAAGACGTCCCCGTGAACAAGACCTCTCTGGTCTGTTGGGTGGTCAGCAACTACAAGACACAGCACAAGAGAAGCCAAGTGTACAATGAGCTGCGCGCCACAGTTCCTGTGGAGGTTTACGGCCGTGGGACAAAGCCACTCCCCTCCAGAGCCCTCTTACCTACAATCTCCCGCTGCTACTTCTACTTGGCCTTTGAGAACTCAGTGGGCAAAGATTACATCACAGAGAAGCTGTGGAAGAACGCGTACCAAGGCGGGGCAGTTCCTGTCGTCCTGGGACCGCCGGTAGGGGATTACAAAGCTGTGGCTCCACCTAATTCCTTCATCCATGTTGATGAGTTTGCATCGATGAAAGATTTAGGAGAGTTCCTACAGCAGCTTGCACACAACAAGAGCCGCTACAGTGCATATTTCTCCTGGAAACGTGAGTGGAAAGTGAAGCTGAACACAGACTGGAGGGAGAGGCTGTGTAAGATCTGCTCACAGCACAACTGTTTACCTCAGCACAAAGTTTACTCCGACCTCGAGGCCTGGGTCAATGCTACCAACACTTCAGCCTAA